The region CGGCACCGGGCCGCACACCCCGACCTCCACCATCCTGGAGCGGCTGATCAGCGAGGCCCCCGCCGGCGACGTCACCATTGCCTGGCTGATGAACCAGCTTCGCCCGCGCTCGTTCGGCATCATCCTGCTGCTGCTGGGGGTGTGCGGCATGCTGCCGCTGCTCTCGCCCGTCGCCGGGCTGCTGCTGGCGGTGCCCGCCTTCCAGATGATCCGGGCCGATCCCGGGCCGATCTTCCCGCGCCGACTGAGCCAGCGCCCGGTGCCGACCGACAAGCTGGCCGCCCTGCTGGCGCGCCTAATCCCGGCGCTGCGCTGGCTCGAACGCTTCGTGCGGCCGCGCTGGCCGACGCCGTTCCAGGCCACCAAGCGGGTGATCGGCGTGGTCGTCCTGCTGCTGGGCCTGGGCCTGTTCGTGCCCATCCCCTTGAGCAACGTGCCG is a window of Oleomonas cavernae DNA encoding:
- a CDS encoding exopolysaccharide biosynthesis protein yields the protein MSAPTAPGTGPHTPTSTILERLISEAPAGDVTIAWLMNQLRPRSFGIILLLLGVCGMLPLLSPVAGLLLAVPAFQMIRADPGPIFPRRLSQRPVPTDKLAALLARLIPALRWLERFVRPRWPTPFQATKRVIGVVVLLLGLGLFVPIPLSNVPVGLTIILVAFAYLEEDGVLLALSLAAALVLFAVGGVALWGTIEATDWLTA